TTGTTTCACGGCATCCGATTCTTTTTTGTAATAAGAAGTTACGTCTCTCCGGCGGAAAGGGAAGGCCTGTCAGGCCGTATGCGCATGGGTGCAGGATTATTCGGAAAAGTATGCAGACAGCTCATAGCGGCAAACTCACCGGCCACAAGAAAGTCACGCGGACAGCATTGAAGTTCCAAAGCTATGCAGACAGCTAAGCGCATGGCATTCTCCAGAATTGTCATTAGCACTTGCATTGCTACGCTGCCGTCGTCTCCTCGCATTCCTCTCTCTAGTCGCTTCTTCCAAGCTTGCATATTTCCGTGGACGACCCATTAAAGAAACTCAGCTATATACAAGTAAGAAGGTTTCAATAAGAGTAGTACCATAACTTCTGATTCACCTAACCACAAACAAAGCTTACTCCCATGCGCAGGCTCCATAAGAATTGAAAGGAAATAAGCCGAAGTACAACATATAAAATACCAGTCACGCTCTAATTTATATAAACCTCTATATAAATCTCAATGATTGGAAAACATACATGAGAAAAGAGTTGCAGGTCTTAAGAGCTTAAGAGCATATCGAATTCTCCCCGGAACTGGAAGATCATTCCTAGCggatatgctttttttttttcctcacagGGGTCGAAAGCAATTGAGGCGCAGGAAAACAGAAGCAATCAGTCTTCAAATCTTCAAAAAAGAACGAGGCAAGATTCGGAGCTGCTCATACTCTAGGTCATAGCCTTTGCAGTTTTCAGCAGcatctttttaaaaaaacaaccaaagtgTTATCCCCTCGGGAAGTACGGTCAGAAGAAGATTAGCGCTCAGACTCAGAAAGAGAATCCGCTGTGAAGTATTAAGCTGTGGGACGTCAATGAGAGAAAGGAAGTCTCACCTTCTTCACTCGGGAAGAGAGTCGACAAGCGAGCTTACAGAGTGAAAAGAAAGTCCAGTTGTAGAGCATTTTTGAAAAGGTTTCAGAGCTACCCCACTATCAAGAAGCTCCGATAGTATCGACCGGGTGACAGCAATGAAGCCGAGAAGCTACGCGGACAGCATCGAAGTTCCAAAGCCATGCAGACAGCAGCAAAGCCACGCGGACAGCATCGAAGTTCCAAAGCCATGCAGACAGTTGATACAACAAACTCACCGCCCACAACAAAGCCACGCGGATAGCAGGAACTTTCGAGCAATTCCAGCAAAGCCATCACCACAGAATGACAAAAGACCAAACCGCCCCTCAATCTCACGCAAATTACGCTATAACCGGCCCATTTTTACTGTAGCTAAGAAAACTGACGCCTTTAGTATAGTAAAGATTTGCCACATTTGCAAAGATAGAAGATTATTGATTTATGTTTCTCATGGCTTCATGCCTTATCTTATAGTGTTGATCCTTTCAATTCATGTTTTGGAAGGTAAAACACACAAAAAGAAGTGGCTGAATATAACAATGAAAATGCTTTTAGATAAGTGAATATTAGCCTGGCGGTTAAATATTGAAGTTTCAAAATTTAGAGATCCTAAAAGATATTTGAGTCTTGGTACATAAGAGTGAGTTAGTCCAACTATATGTTAGCATCGTATGGTGAATTGTTGGTCAGTTTGCAATATTGTTAAGTTATAAGTTTGATCCTACGAATGGATTGCTATCATGTTATAAAAAAACACctcaaaaaatgataaaatatttgGCAACGAATACGGTACGAGAAAAAGATTCTATACCAAAAATGAggtataaaagaagaagcagcaagagaaggagaagaaaaagaagaagatacaAGACCCTAAAAATGACCGAATATTTGGCAAGAAATGGAGCTATGCCACTATTTCTTCCTAAAAGTCCACACCTACACGTGACGATGCTGGCAAATTTGTCCATCTCAGACCAAGAGCCTTTACTCAAAAGATAAACTTTCAAAGAGTAGATTACAATCTTTAAGTTCCTGTCCACAACTCCCAACGAAGGTAGATTTTAGCAGTTGGCACTTAAGTCCCTAATAGATCCACAcctgaattaattaattattgtaTGAATTGGCTGACAAAATGTGCCAGCTTCCCTGTTCACTTCTTTCGCTCGTTTGGACACGAGTTTCCAGGCGGGAGACCATCGTGGACTTGCCGACGTAACGCCGATAGACCAGCCAATTGATTTCAGTACTAGCGTAAAACTTTAGACTGCCTCCACAATTTTCTTGTGACGTGTCCAATTGATTTGCCTACCAATCCAAATgggcattatatatatatatatataagccaCCGCAAGGGCGGAATGTCATCAATTGCCAAGTTCAAATCTTTCTCTTCTTGTTGAAGATCGACGAGAAATTTTcagcaaaggaagaaaaggggGGGAAAATGGCTAGTAATAACAGGGAAAAATTCGAGAATTTGGTCAACGTTGAAGAAAATCAAGTTCCTCTACTGCTGCATTCAGAGTCATCCAAATATGAAATTGATGATGACGACCAAAATCTCAGGCGAAGGGTCTTCGTTGAATCGAAGAAGCTATGGCATATTGTTGGCCCAGCCATCTTCAGTCGAATTACCACCTACTCCATGAACGTGATTACCCAAGCTTTTGCTGGCCATCTTGGCGATACTGAGCTTGCAGCAATTTCAATCATCAATAACGTCGTCGTTGGGTTCGATTTCGGcctcttggtacattttatttctCTGAAGAATTCTAAGTTTTACTTATTATATTCgcagattttttttaaatttatttctcTGAcaggctctctctctctctctctctctctctgttttttttttttttgggggggttaTGGAAATTAGTTGGGCATGGCAAGTGCTTTGGAGACGCTATGTGGACAAGCATTTGGAGCCAAGAAATACCACATGCTAGGGATATACATGCAACGTTCGTGGATTGTGCTATTTGCTTGCTGTATACTACTTCTGCCAATTTACATCTTCGCTACACCAATCTTGAAACTATTAGGTCAGCCCGCAAACGTGGCTGAGCTCTCGGGTAGTGTTGCCTTGTGGATGATTCCTTTGCATTTCAGCTTTGCCTTCCAATTCCCATTGCAGAGGTTTCTGCAAAGTCAGCTGAAGAATTCAGTGATTGCTTGGGTTTCATTGGTAGCCCTGCTTGTACATCTTTGTACCAGTTGGCTGTTTGTTTATGGATTCCAGCTTGGAGTGGTGGGAACCGTCGTGACCTTGAACTTTGCGTGGTGGGTTTTGGTGTTTGGTTTGTTTATCTACACCGCTTGCGGTGGCTGTCCCCATACTTGGCCTGGTTTCTCCATGGAAGCGTTTTCCGGTCTTTGGGAGTTCCTAAAGCTCTCTGCATCATCTGGAGTCATGCTTTGGTAGGCTTTTTCTTGCCAATGGTTTTCTATTCTCTAACTGCTCTCATATTAATATGCATGTTTTGCCATCTTGAGCGACTCCTTCACTTTTTGTTACTTTCTCAGTTTAACCTTTTTTCTCTTCACCACAACAAAATCACTTTCAGCTCTGTTAAcgagtaatatatatatatatatatatatatatatatatatatatatatatgtatatgtatgtatgtgtgtatgtatatgtgtgtgtgtgtgtgttaaacaaaaccctagaaatttcacctttctttcatttttttcctctgtCAATAGTTTGGAGAACTGGTATTATAGAATACTCATATTGATGACCGGAAATCTCAAGAATGCAGAAATTGCAGTGGATGCTTTATCTGTATGGTAGGTGATTCTCCACGTCTTTTATTCTTGTCAACAATTACAAATATTTAAATACCTCGCCTTGAAAACTATCAAAAACATGTGATTTGGTACTTTCTTGGTTGCTTAGGAAATTAATGTACATTAGCTCCCTAAACTATACTCTCATTGTTTCTTGGTACTTTGTAAATTAGAGTTGGGACCCAGTAGATCCATTGTAGTACTCAAGACTGGctggaatttttcaaaattgaccagcACAGAGCATGTGCACGTTTATATTATTAGTCAAACTTAGGTCCCCTTGAAGCTTGAAGTTTGAACTGCTCGTTGACTTCTTggccttttgatttttttttaaaataataatttttataaaataaaaataaaaaatttaaattcaaaatctCTTGTTTacactattttttttcaaatcacccaTCCCATCCACCTCTGACTCTTTGATTTAAGATTAGTCAGATTAGTCTACTCTGTTTCTTGATGTGGGCAAGAAAAATATAATTCAATAGCAAAGCGTCATCTTGACATCGTGGAAGTCATCCTTTCGAGCCCATTGTTTTGATTAAAAAACTTTTTGAAAAAAACAGAAACTTGACTTGAAGTATAAgcagagaaaaaagaaagcatCTTCAAATTTGAACTTAAAACTGTGGGGCTTGGAAAATTTTCATCAGTAATATATATCTCATCATATTAGTCTCCAAAAATAGGATCTTCAGTTCTTTAAAATTGTTCTTTCAGCAAGAATCACCTCGGCTTTATAGTGATCTATACCTTTAAGATAGGGCGAAAATAATTGATGATCATCCTTCAATTGATTATTCCAATccatctcaaatttttttttattattccatAATTCACCTGAATTGGCCTAGAAGGTTTGTCAAAGCAGAACATCTTTTGACTACAAACTCTCTATCTATCACGagctctttgtttttttttttttttttctaataaatgtgaatttattttcctttgCAGCATGACCATAAATGGATGGGAGATGATGATTCCATTAGGCTTCTTTGCAGCAACAGGGTAAGATCCATCATATCATATGTTCTTTCTCGTTTCATTGCAAATTAGTCTTTAACTCCTGTttgtattttgtgatttttgattagggtttgtttggatagagaatTATTAgctaaaatttatttgcttacatcatcattacaatttccaacgcacatttttatcttcccaattacctttttatctcacatacatcacatcacaaaaagtactacagtaaaaatatctcaaataatttacaatccaaacactttTCTGTgccatagaaaagaaaagaaaagaaaagaatgcaGTAGGCAAAATTTCTGATCAATCGATCTGAATTGGCCTTATTTTGCACTTGACAATCACTCATTCGTGGACTGGAAAATTTTATCGCGTTCCACTCTTACAAATGCACATGCTTGTGACCACAAATAAGTCACAACAACAATTAATGGTACATTAAAACTGTTAATATGGGCTGTTCATCTTTTACCTATGAGAAGGATATCAGAACTTTTCTTGGTAAAAGCAGGCCAGAATTATTCACTGGTGCTTGCAATTACAACAATGGGGCACCAAAGCTATTGGTGTGGGATATTAATTTTTCGTTGAACACATGCAAAGGAATTTTTCAGTCTTAACCGTATTGTGATTGTGAATGCTTGTGGTGCAGAGTAAGAGTAGCCAACGAGTTGGGAGCAGGAAATGGGAAAGGAGCAAGATTTGCTACTGTTGTTTCTGTGGCGACTTCTTCCCTAATTGGGCTTTTCTTCTGCCTCATAATAATTATTTTCCACAatgaaattggtttaattttctCCTCAAGCAAACCCGTGCTGGATGCAGTGAATCAACTCACTGTCCTCTTAGCTGTCACTATTCTCCTCAACAGTATTCAACCAGTTCTATCTGGTATGTCAATTAATTGGaagttaatttttatttatattagtTGCTATTTATATTCTAAATGTTCTGTTCGATTAACTTTTTTATGTATTGTCAGTGTTTGAATCTCATTATACTATCAGGTTTAGTTGAATATCTCGTAATCtctatttaaatttgaaatttactcCTTACATATGTGGCGTGCATTTACACCTGGTagctaacaaataaaaaaaaaatgaatcctTCTTtattgcttaataataataatttgtttTTCAACAGTTTTAGAATTTTGTTTTCTATTGCAGGGGTAGCAGTTGGATCCGGATGGCAATCACAAGTGGCTTATGTAAATGTTGCCTGCTACTACTTGGTTGGATTTCCACTCGGACTCACAATGGAATGGGTTTTTCACCAAGGAGTCGTGGTACGTAGCCATGATGGAACCGAACAATCATGGCCACCAAATTTTTGCAGTTGCCAAATTCTTGACAATAAATTTCTCTTGCACTTAATACTAACCATGTTTGGCCCTACAATAATTATTAATCCAATAAATGTTGAAACCTATCCTCTGAGCCTGTACTAAAGAAACTAACTTGAGAAGTCATTAAATAGTTAAGTAATGAATCGCGAACCAAGACAGACCAATTTCTACCTTAATCACTTTGGAGTTAGCTGTGATTAATGATAACATGAACAGGGCATCTGGGGTGGAATGATACTCGGAGGAACGGTACTTCAGACGCTGATATTAGTCATCATTACTACTCGATGTGACTGGGAAAAAGAGGTAAATTAAGCAActgcatttttccaaaattcctGTTGCTATTTGTTTCTGCCACTAAATACTTGGGAAAATGCTAGAGCCATTTTCCTTCTCAATTCTGCAAATTGTATACCAAAATTGCCTACTAGGCTACCATATCCATGCATTCTAATGTCATTACTTTTCGGTTTGCAGGCCCAGAAAGCAAGCAATCACACAAAGAAGTGGGCTGGCTTGCCTTAATAAGCTCTTATGCATCCTAATAAGAATTCAAGGGGCTTGTCTCACCATGTAATGAAGCCAAAACTTCAAACTAGTTTAGGATCAAAGGCGCAAAACCACTGTTTATGGAAGCTCATCCTTCATGAAGGTGAggaattatttttttctttttaatttttttctagtAGAGGAGGGGCGGGATTTAAGAAGCGGGGAGAGAGGAAAGAGGGATTTTAGAAACATGACCAGTGGATTTGTTTGTTCCTTTGATATCCCATTTTGGTAGGTTGGCAGGGAGTGGTCAAAAAGTTTACCTGTATCTTTTGGTGAATGTATCATAACCAAgtcctttgaaaagaaaatttgtgcATTACTTGTAACAAGTGAGTGATAATGACTTATAAGTTGAatttatgattttctttttttttttttgttgccctTTTTGGGGCAATCCAGCCATTGAAGATTATATCGATGTATAATGAGCATTGGCCAACTGTTGGAGTTACGTTAACAGTTTTTAAATTAGCGGGTGCAGATACATGCCAAATGTGCAAGCTTAAACTTCAAATTTAAGTAAAGATCAAGTGGCACACTTCCAGACATGCTAGTATAATAAAATTCATACAATGTTAGTGTGAAAAACCTTaatctctttcctttttctaaaaagaaatgaaaaagtgTTATTTTAGGTGCACAGTGTAACAAAGGCTTACATGCTTATGCAAGAGAGGGTACAAAGTTGCAACTCAAGTTGTTTGAACGCATGTTTTTGCTCCAAATTTTCTTAAGCCAATTCTGACATCTGACAGTTTGGGAATTCTCCTAACCTGCCCTTGGTCCCTTGTTTCAATTTTGATATTGAATCTTGACCTAAGCTACCGGATGAGAAGTGATCAACCTACATTctttctggtttttttttttttttttttaacttgaagAATACTGCTTGCTGCCGACAATGGGTCATCCATAATTCTACATATAAATGTCAAATTCACATCTAACGAcgactaattaaaaaaaataacaaaaaagaagagagagcaAGTGAAAAAAATTATGGCACATCAATCTATTCATGGTGGTCCAATTTTATAGCAGGGAAAGAAGGTTATCCTTTCCTATTTTTTTATGGCAGTCCAATTTTCAAGAATGTAATACAGGTAGATTGGGGACGACATGTTACCTACTTTTCCTATTTATGATCTTATTATATGCTATTAGCACCGAATTAAGTTCCTTCAACTAACTGCTGAAATACATGATTAGCAAATGAATATATTAATTGTTTGAGTTAATTGTAAACATCCAACATGATTCCTAAAATTATTTAAGTACTATACTATCTATGTAGTTGTTCGAGCAACTAGAACTTAAATACTTCTTAGAGAATGAGTTTTCTTCACGAAAGGTCATCATTACTAGTGGGGCGGGGCATATTTATTCTAACAATCGTTGTCACTTGGGAACAAAAGCAATATTGAAAATTCATAGCAAGTTGAGGCAGAAATTGACAAACTACGACAATTCAATTCTCAAAAAACTACAACAATACAGcaatagggatggcaacggggcggggttggggcgggggatcCCTCCCCCGTCCCCCCAGCCCGCTGCCTACAAACTCCCCCCGCCCCGGCCccatcccccgtcccccgcTCCTCCCGCCCTGTCCCCGCCCCGTCCCGCGgggctaataaaaatttgttatataattttattatgattaaattttaacaaataatcaagtactaaaatattaacacatcattaaattattattcattataattttacaattgaaacttataaaaataatcaaacaaaaaatatttaaatacaatccaacataatgaaataaatataactaaagtagtcaagttttcacttttcgcacaaatacaatcactaattcattattgtacttgtgcttttttaaagaaaaaaataatattgtattaagtgtaattagggatttagtataaatgtattagtaaatttagtataaccaattaataatttggattagtacacatatataattattagtataattaataatatcaattatattatatatactaatagacattatataatacatataactaataatatcattatcataagtttgtaactaattaaattatataattatatatatattttatacatttatttttttaaagcgggtggcggggcgggggtacactcccccgcccccccccccccccgtttccccccgcccccgccccaacccccatTAATCCCCCGCGGGCACCcaccccattgccatccctatacAGCAATGatataataaaatcaaaatcaagattACTTAATCCTTTTTTTAATAGGATACTATTATTTCTTATAAGAGAAAGATATATTACTATAACTACCTTACCTTGTCCCTTATATTAGATAGGAACATTACAAGATAATTGTATAACTACTGACAGAATTAAGAATCAAcatgtaacatttttttcaaaagaggTTTCAAATCTTATAAGTGGTAGGGTAAAGGGAAGGGTTTGAAAGTCAAATAAAAAATCTCGTGATCACTAGACCAATCTCTATACCAACTAAATTGAATCttaatgcataaaaaatggTGTCCCCTAGATATTTAATTACtatctattattattatttaaattttttataatatgcACAAATAGTAATATCAGGAATTGCCTTTTTGGATCAAGAAAATACTAATAAGAATGGACATAGACAGTGTGGAAAACGTGCACACAATAGTGTGCAGAGAACCAAGTCATCGAGAAATATAAATAGCTCATCTTGACATGGTCCAGATAACTTAGATGCCAACATGGCAGCAGTGTTACATGCACCTAATTTTCTGCTCGATTTCAACATTTGTAGTGAATGAATTTAATGCCCCAATTGATCAGAAAGGTCCTGAAGTCACGTCCCAGTTGGATTCTGTTTCGAAGGCAAGATATGTAGATATTTCTTTGTTGGATACCCTTTTTCCCTCTAGTAACTATTCCtgccttttatttgaatctTCAACGTTTCGATTTAGCTTTATACTAAAGTTTCtactaggaaaaaaaaaaaaacaaatgttccccaaaaaaaaaaaaaaattcattgtcCTTGATGAAAATTAAAGAGATCAGTTCTTTGACACAACACAGGAAAACAAAGTATTCaatcgaataaagaaaatgaagcgTATTTACCAAAATTAGTTCATCATTCAAGGTTTCAAGACCTTCGAAAGCAATGCTTCATTAAACTGTAATACTCAAATGTTCTTTGTGGGATTCAAGAAGCTTCATTTGAGAGCCAATTTAACCAAAACTTCTGCTAAAATCGTGAATCTAGTAGGTTGCATGTATACATCAAAATTCAAGAGGAGTTCCATATGATTTGGCTACATGTATATGTACACATCAGTCATCACAAACCTAGTTGAGTGGTTTAATATGGACAAAACGTGGAGGTATCTAACTCCAAAATTACAATCTCAATCAACAAATACGGGTCAAAAAATGGTGGCCTCACCGGATTCCACCACCAACAAAGGCAATTTATTTCCACCGAGTCTCCCCGAAGAAAATTGAACCCAGTCATCCCGCTTCATCACAAACCGAGCTGACTCACTCCCCTTGTCACATTTTCCCCATGTTAACAACTTCTTTTCCTCCTTGTACACCTTCAATTTATCAGTCTTTTCTTTCAATTCACTAACCAAGACCCATAAATTCTCCGTGGAAGGCTTCTTGACTGGAAATAGCAATGATAACTTCTCCTTACAGTCTTCTAATCTCTTTAGGGCACATACAAACTCGACCGACTCAGCGAAACTCAGACCGCTGAGTCGCAGATTCAACTCACTGAGTCGTGACAGAATTTCGTTAACCGCCGACAAATAATCATTGCTCAATAAACTGATCACCTCGTACAATAACTCGTTCCCTTCGACGAAGCTGGGATCAGGTCCTTTGCATATTTCTTCAATCATTCCAACCAATGAATCAATGTCTCTGACTAAATCTTGACTCAAGAAAGATgaaattctttcttcttgcttatcTCTTTCCATGCTGCATGAAGTTGATCCCAAGAAGTAACCCAAAACCCTAGAAGTTGAGAGCAGGGATTCAATGTAACGCGCGTACCATCTCACCCATGCAGACAAAACCCACGTGAAAGCGGTGGCGCCGTCGCGGAAGGAGGAGAGTTTGAGGTAGTTGTATCCACCGGCAGCAGGAAAAATGGAAAGCTGGTCTTGAAGAATAAAGGGTCCACGCTTAATGATGTGGTGGAGGGTTAGGAGGCACTTCAGTGCTACAGTGGAGTTGCTGGTGCGGTGGAGGCGGTCCATGAGGGAGGAGATGAGGGCGGAGGCAGTGGAGCGTGAGCTGTCTCCGAGGGCGAGTAGGGCGGAGATGTGGTTGTCGTTTGGTGGCGTGGAAGGCATGTGGGTAGTGACACGGAGGACGGCGAGGCGGAGGGAGATTGTTTCAGGAGTGGAAACAAAAGCGGCTTTGGATGCTGAAGCCTTGTCTTTGATAACTCCTATAAGATCTCTCAACGTCGTTATTCTCCCCATGGACAGCGGTTAGAAAGTGAAAAGAGTTTGGAgagacagaaaagaaaagaaaagagaagtaaGGAATGTGGGGATAGTCAGTAGTGTTGGGGTTTAACAATTTTAAGACGTTAACCAGGGAAGCAGGGGAGACTTTTTGCTGGCTAATTTTGAGGTTGAAAGGGTCTTGGATCTCTGATTATAGGCGTGATTTGACCGATGGTAAATAAGTCTAAAAGCAAGATATTTTATTGTAGTAGTAATGGGCAGATATGGTAGGggatatcttcttttttttttggatagggTCCTTAGGGGAGGAATTGAAGGTATCTTCTTTTGGCCAGGGAAATTGGAACTTTCCCTTTTGTTGTAGGTtaagttgattttttttgttttttttttaggttccaaaGTACAAAAACAAAGTAATCAAGTTGAaacttgttttcattttttagctTTTAAATGATGAAAATAAGTAATTGGAGCTGAGGAGATGAGGACAAGTAGGTGAGAGTGAAATGGTAGCAACAAGCGACCCTTCCATTATTGAAGAATGAAGACGCTAAGACAGGGTGTATGAATTGCCGAGCTCACCGAATGGTTAAATAAATAGAAAGAAGGGGTCCATGGTTAAATAAATGAAGACCCAATTggttcaaaaaaattttgggattTCTCAACCAAGCTATGCAAGAGTTTATTAGTTGTTTAGTAAAGttcaaaaagattttttttttttctggcccCCTTTTGTCAACTACGTTTTAGTACCTCTGCAATAATATACCCGAACTTAAATGGGATGgataccttcttttttttttatttcttttttgccCCTTTAGAACTGGATGAACATATGGTACAATGAGGTTTTCAGAACAGAAATACACAATTTGGCTACTGGCCAAAATTCTAATGATCCAACAAAATATGTGACAAATGTGCCCTcaccttttcaaaaaaaaaaaaaaatcatcagcCCCTAATGATTAATTCAACGATGTCTATAGAAAGCTATAATCAAGATTGCTTAAATTATGATCTCCTAATATTTCATCAATTTGCTCTATCTTGGACTTAGTAAGATGTTCCTTAAATAACTGCCCTAGAAAAGTAAATAAGGAGAGTACGGAAAATGGAGGACGGCGTGTTGAAAGCAATCTAAACCCAGTGAGAGATGAAACTAAACTTTGTAAAAGTTAGAACAGTGTATGTGGAGAATTATTGAATTTATTTTTAGGTTAGTTAGATAGCTATTGATGACCTAAAGGTCGTTGATCAACCGAACTGAACAAAAGGGAGTGATAGCGATTTATTTCATTAAAAGACAATTTAAAAATTTCTTGTATATTTCAgttatattcaaaattttttagatgtattgTATCTGTTAAATTGCAAATATGATATGTTATTTCTAATGCATGTTTAACATATCATTAGGGTAGCAATATAAATCAAATCGATTTGGACAATCTCCAACAATTGATTAATGAAATTTGCTTTTtacatatataaaaaaaaactcctcCATACGTCATAGAACATGGCTCCTGattgtctttttctttccttaaaaaatcaataataacggAGACTTTATTGACATTTACTTTCGATTATATTTTCACAGCCATGACTCATCCTCCATACAAATATTTTCTCATGAAGAAATGCTCTAATTCAAATTGCAAATTCTAAGAGATGACTTGAGCAAAGGCAATTGACATGCAGAAATCATCTTACACAGACCGGCgtgttaataataataataaaaaaagacgGGTGTGTTTATCCTATCCAAACAAGCAAGTGGGAATAAAATTCGCAACCACCCGTTGCTCAATGAGTTGTGAACGTTGCATTGACTGACATTTCTTTTTCTACGACCCACAAAATTGTGATTTGTTGTCTCCTTTTAGACCTTTCA
The genomic region above belongs to Coffea arabica cultivar ET-39 chromosome 7c, Coffea Arabica ET-39 HiFi, whole genome shotgun sequence and contains:
- the LOC113698651 gene encoding putative clathrin assembly protein At4g40080, which translates into the protein MGRITTLRDLIGVIKDKASASKAAFVSTPETISLRLAVLRVTTHMPSTPPNDNHISALLALGDSSRSTASALISSLMDRLHRTSNSTVALKCLLTLHHIIKRGPFILQDQLSIFPAAGGYNYLKLSSFRDGATAFTWVLSAWVRWYARYIESLLSTSRVLGYFLGSTSCSMERDKQEERISSFLSQDLVRDIDSLVGMIEEICKGPDPSFVEGNELLYEVISLLSNDYLSAVNEILSRLSELNLRLSGLSFAESVEFVCALKRLEDCKEKLSLLFPVKKPSTENLWVLVSELKEKTDKLKVYKEEKKLLTWGKCDKGSESARFVMKRDDWVQFSSGRLGGNKLPLLVVESGEATIF
- the LOC113698673 gene encoding protein DETOXIFICATION 27 isoform X2; the encoded protein is MASNNREKFENLVNVEENQVPLLLHSESSKYEIDDDDQNLRRRVFVESKKLWHIVGPAIFSRITTYSMNVITQAFAGHLGDTELAAISIINNVVVGFDFGLLLGMASALETLCGQAFGAKKYHMLGIYMQRSWIVLFACCILLLPIYIFATPILKLLGQPANVAELSGSVALWMIPLHFSFAFQFPLQRFLQSQLKNSVIAWVSLVALLVHLCTSWLFVYGFQLGVVGTVVTLNFAWWVLVFGLFIYTACGGCPHTWPGFSMEAFSGLWEFLKLSASSGVMLCMTINGWEMMIPLGFFAATGVRVANELGAGNGKGARFATVVSVATSSLIGLFFCLIIIIFHNEIGLIFSSSKPVLDAVNQLTVLLAVTILLNSIQPVLSGVAVGSGWQSQVAYVNVACYYLVGFPLGLTMEWVFHQGVVGIWGGMILGGTVLQTLILVIITTRCDWEKEAQKASNHTKKWAGLP
- the LOC113698673 gene encoding protein DETOXIFICATION 27 isoform X1, which gives rise to MASNNREKFENLVNVEENQVPLLLHSESSKYEIDDDDQNLRRRVFVESKKLWHIVGPAIFSRITTYSMNVITQAFAGHLGDTELAAISIINNVVVGFDFGLLLGMASALETLCGQAFGAKKYHMLGIYMQRSWIVLFACCILLLPIYIFATPILKLLGQPANVAELSGSVALWMIPLHFSFAFQFPLQRFLQSQLKNSVIAWVSLVALLVHLCTSWLFVYGFQLGVVGTVVTLNFAWWVLVFGLFIYTACGGCPHTWPGFSMEAFSGLWEFLKLSASSGVMLCLENWYYRILILMTGNLKNAEIAVDALSVCMTINGWEMMIPLGFFAATGVRVANELGAGNGKGARFATVVSVATSSLIGLFFCLIIIIFHNEIGLIFSSSKPVLDAVNQLTVLLAVTILLNSIQPVLSGVAVGSGWQSQVAYVNVACYYLVGFPLGLTMEWVFHQGVVGIWGGMILGGTVLQTLILVIITTRCDWEKEAQKASNHTKKWAGLP